Proteins from a genomic interval of Mycobacterium conspicuum:
- a CDS encoding PEP-utilizing enzyme, with the protein MKIAVTGASGPLGRGLAARLAGQGHDVVGLARHRPESWPSAVDFVVGDIRDPYTVRGCLAAVDAVAHCAWARSSGPDGRISHEVNVGGTRNVLDAMAGNGRVVFLSSAHAAAPTDADGIQQACVEEMLAASGIDSVVIRSALVVGRGVDNWVRRLFALPAFPAGSADRPVQVVHVDDVLRLLMRALLDTETPDGPVNLAAAGTSTLRQIAAAVKRPLLPGLTSRTELVLILRAPLMDTSRLRDEWGFRPAWNARECIEDLALGLRGRVAVGRRVISLPWRLAAIDDPPAVDTPAEDGVVPKLAGPQGLNGEFDTPIDPRFPTFLATNLSEALPGPFSPSSASVTVRGLRASGVGIAERLRPGGIIQREISMRTVGVFAHRLYGAITTAHYMAETASFVEPAMFISTSGFFGPSMASLPIFGDELPGAERSWGGKQLRVLRNIGVFGLNVVGLSAGSPRDTHDFVEDVDRLERLAGDDFTRLDDRRLLSLISLARDHVVHGWVLASGSFMLCASFNMLLSLAGGDAAPSVGSDLVSARPVEAMQRLVLAAQHNPDVLRLLSEPGERFGKLAVDAPEFHAAVLRELALIGHRGPAELEMLSTSYADDPELLVRMVARAIGAPSAPPLRHARVPLPVRPLVSLLTTQIRHREVRRDKVVRANWVLRGLLREFGRRMTAAGVFDSADDVFYLLVDELEALPSEVAQTVARRRAEQRRLANIAPPAVFSGSWEPATPSWATLAPGDTLRGVGVCGGRVRGRVRIVRPDTIDDLQPGEVLVAEVTDVGYTAAFCYAAAVVTELGGPMSHAAVVAREFGFPCVVDVVGATRALPPGALIEVDGATGEIHLLELAP; encoded by the coding sequence GTGAAAATCGCGGTCACCGGGGCCAGCGGGCCGCTCGGTCGCGGGCTGGCCGCCCGGTTGGCCGGCCAGGGCCACGACGTCGTCGGCCTCGCCCGCCACCGGCCCGAAAGCTGGCCGAGCGCAGTCGATTTCGTTGTCGGCGACATCCGGGACCCGTATACCGTCCGCGGTTGCCTGGCCGCCGTCGACGCCGTCGCCCATTGCGCGTGGGCGAGAAGCTCCGGGCCGGATGGTCGCATCAGCCACGAAGTCAACGTCGGGGGCACCCGCAACGTCCTCGACGCGATGGCCGGAAACGGGCGCGTCGTCTTCCTTTCGTCGGCACACGCGGCGGCTCCGACGGACGCCGACGGCATCCAGCAGGCCTGCGTCGAAGAGATGCTGGCGGCCTCCGGAATCGACTCGGTGGTGATCCGCTCCGCGCTCGTCGTCGGCCGCGGCGTTGACAACTGGGTGCGCCGGCTGTTCGCGCTGCCCGCGTTTCCCGCCGGTTCCGCCGACCGTCCCGTGCAGGTCGTTCATGTCGACGACGTACTCCGGCTGTTGATGCGTGCGCTCTTGGACACCGAAACACCAGACGGCCCAGTCAATCTCGCCGCGGCGGGCACGTCGACGCTTCGTCAGATCGCCGCTGCGGTCAAGCGTCCGCTGCTGCCGGGCCTGACCTCGCGCACCGAGCTGGTGCTCATACTGCGTGCGCCGCTGATGGACACCTCGCGGCTGCGTGACGAATGGGGATTCCGGCCGGCGTGGAACGCGCGGGAGTGCATCGAGGATCTGGCGCTGGGGCTGCGTGGCCGGGTCGCGGTGGGTAGGCGGGTGATTTCGCTGCCGTGGCGCCTCGCCGCCATCGACGACCCGCCAGCCGTCGACACGCCCGCCGAAGATGGGGTGGTTCCCAAATTGGCTGGCCCACAAGGACTCAACGGCGAATTCGACACTCCCATCGACCCGCGCTTCCCGACCTTCCTGGCCACCAACCTTTCCGAGGCGCTACCCGGCCCGTTCTCGCCGTCGTCGGCGTCGGTCACCGTGCGTGGGCTGCGCGCCAGCGGGGTCGGCATCGCCGAACGGCTGCGTCCCGGCGGGATCATCCAGCGTGAGATCTCCATGCGCACCGTCGGAGTATTTGCGCACCGGCTTTACGGGGCGATTACGACGGCACACTATATGGCCGAGACCGCGTCGTTCGTCGAGCCCGCGATGTTCATCAGCACGAGCGGGTTCTTCGGCCCCAGCATGGCTTCCCTGCCGATCTTCGGTGACGAGCTTCCTGGTGCCGAACGCAGCTGGGGCGGAAAGCAACTGCGCGTACTCCGCAACATCGGGGTGTTCGGCCTCAACGTCGTCGGTCTGAGTGCCGGTTCGCCGCGGGACACCCACGACTTTGTCGAGGACGTCGACCGGCTGGAGCGTCTCGCCGGTGATGACTTCACTCGACTTGACGATCGCCGGTTACTCAGCCTGATCTCATTGGCGCGCGACCACGTCGTGCACGGCTGGGTGCTGGCCTCGGGGTCGTTCATGCTGTGCGCCTCGTTCAACATGCTGTTGAGCCTGGCCGGAGGGGACGCGGCGCCGTCGGTCGGGTCGGATCTGGTCAGTGCGAGACCCGTGGAGGCCATGCAGCGACTGGTGCTTGCGGCACAACACAACCCGGATGTGCTGCGCCTGCTGTCCGAACCGGGCGAACGCTTCGGCAAGCTGGCCGTTGACGCTCCGGAGTTTCATGCCGCGGTGCTAAGGGAGCTGGCGCTGATAGGACACCGCGGACCGGCAGAACTCGAGATGCTGTCGACCAGCTACGCCGACGACCCCGAATTGTTGGTTCGCATGGTGGCCAGGGCGATCGGCGCGCCGTCGGCGCCACCCCTGCGACATGCGCGAGTTCCGTTGCCCGTCCGGCCCTTGGTGTCGTTGCTCACGACGCAGATCCGCCACCGGGAAGTGCGTCGCGACAAGGTGGTTCGCGCGAATTGGGTGTTGCGCGGGCTGCTGCGTGAGTTCGGGCGAAGGATGACCGCAGCGGGCGTCTTCGACTCGGCCGACGACGTTTTCTACCTGTTGGTCGACGAACTCGAAGCGCTGCCATCGGAAGTCGCGCAGACGGTGGCCCGCCGCCGGGCCGAGCAGCGCCGCCTGGCCAACATCGCACCACCGGCGGTCTTCAGCGGCAGCTGGGAGCCCGCGACGCCGTCGTGGGCGACGCTGGCCCCCGGGGACACCCTGCGCGGCGTCGGGGTCTGCGGGGGACGTGTCCGGGGACGGGTGCGGATCGTGCGACCGGACACCATCGACGATCTGCAGCCAGGTGAGGTCCTGGTCGCCGAGGTGACCGATGTCGGCTACACCGCCGCCTTCTGCTACGCCGCGGCGGTCGTGACCGAACTCGGCGGGCCGATGTCACACGCCGCCGTCGTGGCCCGTGAATTCGGTTTTCCCTGCGTGGTCGACGTCGTCGGGGCGACTCGGGCGTTGCCGCCGGGAGCGCTCATCGAGGTCGACGGGGCGACGGGCGAAATTCACCTGCTCGAATTGGCGCCCTAA